The Phycisphaerae bacterium genome includes the window CACAATGTAGTACACCGCCGCCGAGTAACCCGCCTCATTCATCGCCACCAGGCCGATGACGGCATAGCCGGCGTGGGCAATCCCGGAGAAGCCCAGCAGCCGCTTGAAGTCCTTCTGGACCAGGGCGATCAGGTTACCGTAGCACATCGAGGCCGTGGCCAGGATCGCCAGCAACAGGGCCACGGTGTCATGGTCCGGCTGAGCCAGCGAAATGAACCGTACCAGCACGGCCACCCCGCCGATCTTGGGCAGCGAGGCAACCAGGGCCGCAGTCTCGTTCGAAGCCCCCTGATACACGTCCGGCGTCCAGAAGTGGAACGGGAAGACCGCGAGCTTATAGAAGAGCCCGCAGAACATCAGGCCCAGACCGGCAATGGCCAGAGGCGAGTTGACGACCGGGCTGAGCAGCGGCAGAATCTCGGGCAGCGAGGTCGTTCCGGTCAGACCGAACAGATAGCTCATGCCCACGAACATCAAGCCGTTGGCCGCAATCCCGAACATCATGTACTTGATCGCCGACTCCATCTGGCTGCGGCGGCCTTCGCCCTCGCGGCGCATCGGCACCATCAGGTAAAGCGGGAACGCGGACACTTCGAGCGCAATAATCAGGGTGATGAGGTCGATGCAGCTCACCAGCATGGTCAGGCCGGACACGCTGACGGTCAGAAAGAAGTAGTACTCGGGCTTCACATCCTGACGAATGTCGGGCAGTTCCCCGCTCAGCAGCAGGATCAGCGCAAGCCCACATGCGAATACCAGCTTGAGGACCTGGGAGAAGAGGTCCACGCGGTAGGCTCCGTCGAAGAGCACCGCTTCTCGCCCCAGGCAGAGCAGGCAGGCGGCGATGCCGGCCAGGGCCACGACCAGGGCCGCGGTTCGGGCCTGCCGGGTGCGAGATTCGCCCAGGGTAACGGCGAAGATCGCCAATGCCCCGAGCAGCAGAACCAGTTCTGGCAGGAACGCGGTATCCATAGCTGTCGTCACTTCGCCTCGTCAGCCAGCCCCGCGGGCGTGGCCGCTACCATCGGACTCGTTCGCGCCGGCCGCCACACCTGCAGTGTCTTCCCCGGCCGGCTGCTGCCTGGGACCACCGCCGCGCCCACACCAGCCGGCGACCGGACCTGCTTCAACACCTGTTGCACACTCGCATCCATCACCCGGACGAACGGGGCCGGCTTCAGCCCGATCCAGAAAACAAAGAGCGCCAGCGGCACCAGCATGACCACTTCGCGAAGCCCCAGGTCCCGAATCATCGAATGATCCGGGTTCCGGGTACCGCCGTAAGCGACCTTCTGCAGCATTCTCAGCAGGTAGGCGGCCGCCAAAACCACTCCGGGAACCACGCACACCATCATCACCCGCGAGACCTCGAACCCTCCGGCCATGACCAGGAACTCGCCGATGAAGCTGTTGGTCCCCGGAAACGCGAGCGAGGATAACGCGAAGATGCCCGCAAATGTCGCGAAGACCGGCATGGTCCGGCCCATCCCACACGTCTGGGCCAGATCGCGGGTGTGCAGGCGTTCGTAGATGACGCCGACGATCATGAACAGGGCCCCGGTGGTGATCCCGTGGTTGACCATCACCAGCATGGCACCCTTCAGTCCGGCGTCGTTCAGGGCGAAGATCCCCAGCGTGGCGAAGCCCATGTGGGCGACGCTCGAGTAAGCCACCAGTTTCTTGAGATCCGTCTGGGCCAGGGCGGTCAGGCCGCCGTAGATGATGGCCACCACCGACAGCCACAGGATGTGGGGCTGGAAGACCTCAGTCGCGATCGGGGCGATGGGCAGGGAGAACCGCAGGAAGCCGTAGGTGCCCATTTTCAGCAGCACGCTGGCCAGCAAAACGCTCCCCGCGGTCGGAGCCTCCACGTGGGCCGCAGGCAACCAGGTGTGGAACGGAAACATCGGCACCTTGATGGCGAACGAAACAAAGAACGCCAGGAAAATCCAGCACTGGAAGTCCGCCGAGAAACTGTCCTTCTGTTCCATGATGGCCGGAATGCTGAA containing:
- a CDS encoding NADH-quinone oxidoreductase subunit N, which translates into the protein MDTAFLPELVLLLGALAIFAVTLGESRTRQARTAALVVALAGIAACLLCLGREAVLFDGAYRVDLFSQVLKLVFACGLALILLLSGELPDIRQDVKPEYYFFLTVSVSGLTMLVSCIDLITLIIALEVSAFPLYLMVPMRREGEGRRSQMESAIKYMMFGIAANGLMFVGMSYLFGLTGTTSLPEILPLLSPVVNSPLAIAGLGLMFCGLFYKLAVFPFHFWTPDVYQGASNETAALVASLPKIGGVAVLVRFISLAQPDHDTVALLLAILATASMCYGNLIALVQKDFKRLLGFSGIAHAGYAVIGLVAMNEAGYSAAVYYIVGYLLMVLACFVVICKVSRDGQNVAIEELAGLHRRSPLLALTLAVGVFALAGIPPFVGFMGKLTLLTAALGQGYLALVIIAVVNAAIAVYYYLGVIREAWFRDPGDLPSITLSWPTRAVCTLLIAGILALGVVPGRVVGTISASIARAGLVPPAVPAAKIAAGGRAVIDIFRLGPAAE
- a CDS encoding NADH-quinone oxidoreductase subunit M, whose protein sequence is MSFSYNDTILTMLVFGPLLAAVIAALVKSENALRWWTLASTTVIGLWSLPLFWRFDAGSARFQFLEDVEWIAALKIRYTLGVDGISLLLVLLTTLIMPLCVLASWDYIRTRVKEYMICLLIMESAMIGVFCSLDLVLFYVFWEAMLIPMALLIGIWGGPRRIYASLKFFIYTMAGSVFLLVAIIALYLKTGTFSIPAIMEQKDSFSADFQCWIFLAFFVSFAIKVPMFPFHTWLPAAHVEAPTAGSVLLASVLLKMGTYGFLRFSLPIAPIATEVFQPHILWLSVVAIIYGGLTALAQTDLKKLVAYSSVAHMGFATLGIFALNDAGLKGAMLVMVNHGITTGALFMIVGVIYERLHTRDLAQTCGMGRTMPVFATFAGIFALSSLAFPGTNSFIGEFLVMAGGFEVSRVMMVCVVPGVVLAAAYLLRMLQKVAYGGTRNPDHSMIRDLGLREVVMLVPLALFVFWIGLKPAPFVRVMDASVQQVLKQVRSPAGVGAAVVPGSSRPGKTLQVWRPARTSPMVAATPAGLADEAK